Proteins co-encoded in one Candidatus Stoquefichus sp. SB1 genomic window:
- a CDS encoding O-antigen polymerase produces MKNINLLLLLISLFILFLIFLYATNFDLLSPVSLSCASFMFVTFIAFSYNGFFKMDISFTTIVFIISSLIVFFIGFLCFSHIKLNVKLFKKRKNQVCGLNISINVSTFILILLIISLYLNYNNTLHIAHLVNPKANIFNMLEYARNAMIYMDIRNSFFVSLLGFISISIGYLYSYVIINNYIIHYNDVKLKILLQIIIVIISLVIASLSTGRTFLIKYIVVCIVMFIYLKKIYLNINKYSIGVLIKNVKMIICALLVFFVSFQLLGITTGKTGKKSTVEMIYEYSGASIIALDISINEYNNNYIDDGRFFGEESFYGFYGFLNAMGIKVPNTILHLPFVTTGENQRTNIYTALRTYLYDFGYFGTYLVQFILGLIIGFLYSLLRKNANNPVYLLLYGIILYGVAMQGIEEIQLRNFMSITNIFTVLFFVLLYNLLIKKKS; encoded by the coding sequence TTGAAAAATATTAATTTATTATTATTACTAATTTCATTATTTATTCTTTTTCTTATATTTCTTTATGCTACAAATTTTGACTTATTATCACCAGTATCACTGTCATGTGCTTCGTTTATGTTTGTAACTTTTATTGCATTTAGTTATAATGGATTTTTCAAAATGGATATTTCTTTTACAACTATAGTATTTATTATTAGTAGTTTAATAGTTTTTTTTATTGGTTTTTTATGTTTTTCACATATAAAATTAAATGTAAAATTATTTAAAAAACGAAAAAATCAAGTATGTGGACTCAATATATCAATCAATGTATCAACATTTATTTTAATATTATTAATAATATCTCTATATTTAAATTATAATAATACTTTACATATAGCTCACCTTGTTAATCCAAAAGCAAATATTTTTAATATGTTAGAATATGCAAGAAATGCAATGATTTATATGGATATAAGAAATAGTTTTTTTGTTTCTTTATTAGGATTTATAAGTATTTCAATAGGATATTTATATTCATATGTAATTATAAATAATTACATAATTCATTATAATGATGTAAAATTAAAAATTTTATTGCAAATAATTATTGTAATTATATCATTAGTAATTGCTAGTTTGAGTACAGGAAGAACATTTTTAATTAAATACATAGTTGTTTGTATTGTAATGTTTATATATTTAAAAAAGATATATTTAAATATTAATAAATATAGTATAGGGGTGTTAATAAAAAATGTAAAAATGATTATCTGTGCATTACTTGTTTTTTTTGTTTCGTTCCAATTGCTAGGAATTACAACAGGTAAAACTGGAAAGAAGTCAACTGTTGAAATGATATATGAATATTCGGGCGCTTCAATTATTGCCTTGGACATTTCTATTAATGAATATAATAATAACTATATAGATGATGGTCGATTCTTTGGTGAAGAATCATTCTATGGGTTTTATGGATTTTTAAATGCAATGGGTATAAAAGTTCCAAATACTATATTACATTTGCCATTTGTAACCACTGGCGAGAATCAAAGAACTAATATATATACTGCACTAAGAACATATCTGTATGATTTTGGATATTTTGGTACATATTTAGTACAATTTATTTTAGGATTAATAATAGGTTTTCTATATTCGCTTTTAAGAAAGAATGCCAATAATCCTGTTTATTTATTATTATATGGGATTATATTATACGGAGTTGCTATGCAAGGTATAGAAGAAATACAATTAAGAAATTTTATGTCTATTACAAATATTTTTACAGTTTTATTTTTTGTCTTATTGTATAATTTATTAATAAAGAAAAAATCTTGA
- a CDS encoding Coenzyme F420 hydrogenase/dehydrogenase, beta subunit C-terminal domain: MINPSQHNCTGCTACIMSCPIKCIHMKQDEEGFLVPKVDAEKCVKCNLCDQICPELNRKNVINIGKVYAFKNNDLHIRLNSSSGGAFFTVAKYVIEKNGIVCGALFDNNLKLIHKCVSCLEDVKKMMGSKYIQSYIGNVYEEIRKNLVAKKIVLFTGTPCQVAGLKSYLRKEYDNLLTIQLICHGVPSPLLFEKYKIYLKNKYSIKEIEYLSFRKNNKFVITVQGDGRKLSWKGSIDLYLRPFIKGKNYRYCCYSCQYSKNHIADITIGDFWGVEKYYKQFCDSHGISFLMLNTSKGKQIFNLMENVSFIQSKYDIAAKNNNNLLNPTVLNKDRYIFYKDINDPNYIKNLKKFVPLKAIVASKLPNSLLGFLRMEKNE; the protein is encoded by the coding sequence TTGATAAATCCAAGTCAACATAATTGTACAGGTTGTACAGCTTGTATAATGTCTTGTCCAATTAAATGTATACACATGAAACAAGATGAGGAAGGATTTTTAGTACCAAAAGTTGATGCTGAAAAATGTGTGAAATGCAATTTATGTGATCAAATATGTCCTGAACTAAACAGAAAAAACGTTATTAACATAGGAAAAGTATATGCGTTTAAGAATAATGATTTACATATTAGATTAAATAGTTCATCAGGGGGCGCATTTTTTACAGTCGCTAAATATGTTATTGAAAAAAATGGGATTGTATGTGGTGCATTATTTGACAATAACTTAAAATTAATACATAAATGTGTGAGTTGCCTAGAAGATGTTAAAAAAATGATGGGGTCCAAGTATATTCAAAGTTATATTGGTAATGTTTATGAAGAAATAAGAAAAAATTTAGTGGCTAAAAAAATTGTGTTATTTACAGGAACACCATGCCAAGTAGCAGGACTTAAATCATATTTAAGAAAAGAATATGATAATTTATTGACGATTCAATTGATATGTCATGGAGTACCATCCCCATTATTGTTTGAGAAATATAAAATTTATTTAAAAAACAAGTATTCTATAAAAGAAATAGAATATTTATCTTTTAGAAAGAATAATAAATTTGTAATTACAGTACAAGGAGATGGTCGAAAATTATCGTGGAAAGGTAGTATTGATTTGTATTTGCGACCTTTCATTAAAGGTAAAAACTATAGATATTGTTGTTATTCTTGTCAATATTCAAAAAATCATATTGCTGATATAACAATTGGGGATTTTTGGGGAGTAGAAAAATATTATAAACAATTTTGTGATTCGCATGGCATATCTTTCTTAATGCTTAATACAAGCAAAGGGAAACAAATATTTAATCTTATGGAAAATGTTTCTTTCATTCAATCTAAATATGATATTGCTGCAAAAAACAATAACAATCTTTTAAATCCAACAGTACTTAATAAAGATAGATACATATTTTATAAAGATATCAATGATCCAAATTATATAAAGAATCTAAAAAAATTTGTTCCATTAAAAGCTATAGTAGCTTCAAAATTGCCTAATAGTTTACTGGGATTTTTAAGGATGGAGAAAAATGAATAG